A window of Cryptomeria japonica chromosome 3, Sugi_1.0, whole genome shotgun sequence contains these coding sequences:
- the LOC131068895 gene encoding uncharacterized protein LOC131068895 produces MHSLQQPICTKGCRDCEGVGALVRVLRLVDGDKTPMGYLHEAMDRAKESIKNYYKGDRLKFDPIWEIVDRRWNNQLHQPIHVAGYFLNPRFRFGGSYSDLNGEVMEGLSTCIERMVLDVEERDLIVSELQNYEGGRGKLFSSELARRGRTTQTPDAWWQNWSGNTPHLKKFALRVLCQPCSSSNCERNWSLFEAIHTKKRSKLAQKRLNDLVYVQYNL; encoded by the exons atgcatagtcttcaacagccaatttgcacaaagggctgcagagattgtgaag gtgtcggAGCCCTTGTtcgagttcttcgcttggtggatggggataaaaccccaatgggatatcttcatgaggccatggatagggccaaggagtctatcaaaaattactacaagggggataggctcaaatttgatcccatttgggaaattgttgataggaggtggaacaatcaactccaccaacccattcatgtagcagggtacttcctcaaccctcgttttaggtttgggggttcttactcagatttgaatggagaagtcatggagggcctcagtacatgcattgagaggatggtacttgatgttgaggagagagacctcattgtgagtgagctccaaaattatgagggaggaaggggtaagctattctcttcagagttggctaggagaggaagaaccactcaaaccccag atgcttggtggcaaaattggagcggaaacaccccacatctcaagaaatttgccctcagagtcttatgtcagccttgcagttcatccaattgtgagcgcaattggagcttgtttgaagcaatccacacgaagaagaggagcaagttagcgcagaaacgactcaatgaccttgtctacgtgcaatataatctttgA